The following proteins come from a genomic window of Canis aureus isolate CA01 chromosome 3, VMU_Caureus_v.1.0, whole genome shotgun sequence:
- the LOC144305563 gene encoding large ribosomal subunit protein eL39-like gives MSSHKTFRIKRFLARKQKQNRPIPQWIQMKTGNKIRYNSKRRHWRRTKLGL, from the coding sequence ATGTCTTCTCACAAGACTTTCAGAATCAAGCGATTCCTGgccaggaaacaaaagcagaatcgtCCTATTCCCCAGTGGATTCAgatgaaaactggtaataaaatcagGTACAATTCCAAGAGGAGACACTGGAGAAGAACCAAACTGGGTCTGTGA